The proteins below are encoded in one region of Aquisphaera giovannonii:
- a CDS encoding ATP-dependent helicase, with the protein MDLLSDLTPEQRAAVTHIDGPLLVLAGAGSGKTRVITRRVARLLDSGIAPENILAITFTNKAAGEMRERIEALAPGSRVWVGTFHGFCARLLRSYARLVGIEPGFTIYDQADRLRAVKDVLEQLAGDEARVTPERVESAISRAKNDLVTPQALRRRARDEDEGLTAKAYAAYEEKLRACSAVDFDDLLVHVVRILKENPDVRASLDGRYRYVLVDEYQDTNLAQYAIVRALSVDHPNLCVTGDPDQSIYGWRGANLSNILEFEHDYPGCRVVKLERNYRSTKNILSAADQLIRHNRDRKPKSLLTENPQGAPVNLTILARETDEAEAVAAKIAGLVREGEYNYSDVAVFCRMTALTRPIEQALRSARIPYQIVGGVSFYERQEVKDILSYLGLMANPKDDLAFARVVNVPARGLGKTSLDHLVKAARDRGLPLLAMARQADQAEGLKDKAVRGFRDFARLVDELRALCDHPAEEVIRQVLERTNYPDYLKANSDDKGEDRLANLDELVSAAHEFELEHPESQVHDFLADITLASPIDRWDEQTGAVTLMTLHAAKGLEFPVVFIVALEEGLLPHSRANNNDKELEEERRLLFVGITRARRELYLSRSRIRTFRGQQQATFPSRFLDELPLDEMEMNDRSGISDPQYPPPRGNGSGSWTRRPDAYPAPRSSPGGFRLTTAAQLSGSGGGPASPADLDALRPGVTVIHPEFGMGRITAVDGAGPRRKGTVAFATGQSRTFVLAMAPLKPLVRTGGTGPARSG; encoded by the coding sequence ATGGACCTCCTCTCCGACCTGACGCCCGAGCAGCGGGCCGCCGTGACGCACATCGATGGGCCCCTCCTGGTCCTGGCGGGCGCCGGCTCCGGCAAGACGAGGGTGATCACCCGGCGCGTCGCCCGACTCCTCGACTCCGGCATCGCCCCGGAGAACATCCTGGCGATCACCTTCACCAACAAGGCGGCCGGCGAGATGCGCGAGCGGATCGAGGCCCTCGCCCCCGGCTCACGGGTCTGGGTCGGCACGTTCCACGGGTTCTGCGCGCGGCTCCTCCGCAGCTACGCCCGGCTCGTGGGCATCGAGCCGGGGTTCACCATCTACGACCAGGCCGACCGCCTCCGCGCCGTCAAGGACGTGCTCGAGCAGCTCGCCGGCGACGAGGCTCGCGTCACCCCGGAGCGGGTCGAATCCGCCATCAGCCGCGCCAAGAACGACCTGGTCACGCCCCAGGCGCTCCGCCGCCGGGCGCGGGACGAGGACGAGGGGCTCACCGCCAAGGCCTACGCCGCCTACGAGGAGAAGCTCCGGGCCTGCTCGGCCGTCGATTTCGACGACCTCCTCGTCCACGTCGTGCGCATCCTCAAGGAGAACCCGGACGTCCGCGCCTCGCTGGACGGCCGATATCGGTATGTGCTCGTGGACGAGTACCAGGACACGAACCTGGCGCAGTATGCGATCGTCCGGGCCCTCTCGGTGGATCACCCGAACCTCTGCGTGACCGGCGATCCGGACCAGTCCATCTACGGCTGGCGCGGGGCCAATCTCTCGAACATCCTGGAGTTCGAGCACGACTACCCCGGATGCCGGGTCGTGAAGCTGGAGAGGAACTACCGGAGCACCAAGAACATCCTCAGCGCCGCGGACCAGCTGATCCGCCACAACAGGGACCGCAAGCCCAAGTCGCTCCTGACCGAGAACCCCCAGGGGGCCCCGGTCAACCTGACGATCCTCGCCCGCGAGACCGACGAGGCCGAGGCCGTGGCCGCGAAGATCGCCGGGCTGGTCCGCGAGGGGGAATACAACTACTCGGACGTGGCGGTCTTCTGCCGGATGACCGCCCTGACCCGGCCCATCGAGCAGGCCCTGCGGTCGGCGCGGATCCCGTACCAGATCGTCGGCGGGGTCTCCTTCTACGAGCGGCAGGAGGTCAAGGACATCCTGTCCTACCTCGGCCTGATGGCCAACCCCAAGGACGACCTGGCGTTCGCCCGCGTGGTGAACGTCCCGGCCCGGGGCCTGGGCAAGACGTCGCTGGACCACCTCGTCAAGGCGGCCCGCGACCGCGGCCTCCCGCTGCTGGCCATGGCGCGCCAGGCCGACCAGGCGGAGGGCCTGAAGGACAAGGCCGTGCGTGGCTTCCGCGACTTCGCCCGGCTCGTCGACGAGCTGAGGGCACTCTGCGACCACCCGGCCGAGGAGGTCATCCGCCAGGTCCTGGAACGGACCAATTACCCGGACTACCTGAAGGCGAACTCCGACGACAAGGGCGAGGACCGCCTGGCGAACCTGGACGAGCTGGTCTCCGCCGCGCACGAGTTCGAGCTGGAGCACCCCGAATCGCAGGTCCACGACTTCCTCGCCGACATCACCCTGGCCTCGCCCATCGACCGCTGGGACGAGCAGACCGGCGCCGTGACCCTGATGACGCTCCACGCGGCCAAGGGGCTGGAGTTCCCGGTCGTCTTCATCGTCGCGCTGGAGGAAGGGCTGCTGCCGCACTCGCGGGCGAACAACAACGACAAGGAGCTGGAGGAGGAGCGGCGGCTGCTGTTCGTCGGGATCACCCGCGCCCGCCGCGAGCTGTATCTCAGCCGGAGCCGGATCCGGACGTTCCGGGGCCAGCAGCAGGCCACCTTCCCGTCCCGGTTCCTGGACGAGCTCCCCCTGGATGAGATGGAGATGAACGACCGCTCCGGCATCTCCGACCCCCAGTACCCGCCGCCTCGCGGCAACGGCTCGGGCTCGTGGACCCGGCGGCCCGACGCCTACCCGGCGCCCCGATCCTCGCCGGGCGGCTTCCGCCTGACGACCGCCGCGCAACTCTCCGGCTCCGGGGGCGGCCCCGCCTCGCCCGCCGACCTGGACGCGCTCCGCCCGGGGGTCACCGTGATCCACCCCGAGTTCGGCATGGGCCGGATCACCGCCGTCGACGGCGCCGGGCCGAGGCGCAAGGGGACGGTGGCCTTCGCGACCGGCCAGTCGCGGACCTTCGTGCTGGCCATGG
- a CDS encoding PAS domain S-box protein — MADALLAGVNGQGASAPEAHRAVGAAYTLSEYSIDAQSPPFAEGAMGSILMARDEVLGRTVALKAMRREHLARADLRARFRREAAITARLQHPGVPPVFGVGTIEDARPFFSMRLVEGTTLAEQLKASVDRCADRPRFLTIFGQVCQTIAFAHDQGVIHRDLKPENIIVGDFGTVYVIDWGIAGLIDAAHPLPGREPAGDRPLAAELTTAERPPAQEPGAGADGADADCSLTAVGDLLGTPQYMAPEQARGGVHQDERADVFSLGALLFEILTGEPLRPVATVRAGWLNAFSVEYACTVAPRLSAARADAPVAALAARCLEPDRERRPRDAREVAAEMTAYLLHVLRRPEREMARFFELSPDLFGLASLDGYFRRVNENFARVLGYQGDEILSRPYLDFVHPDDVEQTRRQMVKLTEGKPVVRFENRYRDHRGEYRWFEWNAQAVPDEDMVFAVARDITGRRNLERRLLGTVESSPMGVVIVDRSGRIVQVNREAERLFGYDREELIGRPVEMLVPARFRGEHEGRREAFLASRESRPGRGREVTGLRKDGREVPLELGLSPFDTEEGTFVTAVLCEAGPRGTRAGWLLALLRSHPEAVLLVDEHARIGLANERAERLFGYGSGELAGRPIADLVDGFRPDAPAALLEGRARDGARFVVEVRPVPTPGGAAAVAVRLVAAAVDDPAALGRGEESP, encoded by the coding sequence GTGGCCGACGCCCTCCTGGCGGGCGTCAACGGACAGGGAGCATCAGCCCCGGAGGCCCACCGGGCCGTCGGGGCCGCCTACACCCTGTCGGAGTACTCGATCGACGCCCAGTCGCCCCCCTTCGCCGAGGGGGCCATGGGCTCCATCCTGATGGCCCGGGATGAGGTCCTCGGCCGCACGGTGGCCCTCAAGGCCATGCGGCGGGAGCACCTGGCGCGTGCGGACCTGCGCGCCCGGTTCCGCCGCGAGGCGGCGATCACCGCGCGGCTGCAGCATCCCGGCGTGCCGCCGGTCTTCGGAGTCGGCACGATCGAGGATGCCAGGCCCTTCTTCAGCATGCGCCTCGTGGAAGGGACGACGCTGGCCGAGCAGTTGAAGGCCTCGGTGGACCGCTGCGCGGATCGTCCCCGCTTCCTGACGATCTTCGGCCAGGTCTGCCAGACCATCGCCTTCGCGCACGACCAGGGCGTGATCCACCGCGACCTCAAGCCGGAGAACATCATCGTCGGCGACTTCGGCACGGTCTACGTGATTGACTGGGGCATCGCCGGGCTGATCGACGCGGCACACCCGCTGCCCGGGCGGGAGCCCGCGGGCGACCGGCCGCTGGCCGCGGAGTTGACGACGGCGGAACGCCCCCCTGCCCAGGAGCCGGGGGCGGGGGCCGACGGCGCGGACGCCGACTGCTCCCTGACGGCCGTCGGCGATCTCCTCGGGACGCCCCAGTACATGGCCCCCGAGCAGGCGAGGGGGGGCGTGCACCAGGACGAACGGGCCGACGTCTTCAGCCTGGGCGCCCTCCTCTTCGAGATCCTCACGGGCGAGCCCCTGCGGCCCGTCGCCACGGTCCGGGCGGGCTGGCTCAACGCGTTCTCGGTCGAGTACGCCTGCACGGTCGCACCGCGCCTGTCCGCCGCCAGGGCCGACGCGCCGGTCGCGGCACTGGCCGCACGCTGCCTGGAGCCGGACCGCGAGCGCCGCCCGAGGGACGCCCGCGAGGTCGCCGCCGAGATGACCGCCTATCTCCTCCACGTGCTCCGCCGGCCGGAGCGGGAGATGGCCCGGTTCTTCGAGCTCTCCCCGGACCTCTTCGGCCTGGCCAGCCTGGACGGCTATTTCAGGAGGGTGAACGAGAACTTCGCGAGGGTCCTCGGCTATCAGGGCGACGAGATCCTCTCCCGGCCCTATCTCGACTTCGTCCACCCCGATGACGTCGAGCAGACCCGCCGGCAGATGGTCAAGCTGACCGAGGGGAAGCCGGTCGTCCGGTTCGAGAACCGCTATCGCGACCACCGGGGGGAGTATCGCTGGTTCGAATGGAATGCCCAGGCCGTGCCCGACGAGGACATGGTCTTCGCGGTCGCGCGGGACATCACGGGCCGGAGGAACCTGGAGCGGCGGCTGCTTGGGACCGTCGAATCGTCGCCCATGGGCGTGGTGATCGTCGATCGGTCGGGGCGGATCGTCCAGGTCAACCGGGAGGCCGAGCGCCTCTTCGGCTACGACCGCGAGGAGTTGATCGGCCGGCCGGTCGAGATGCTCGTGCCCGCCCGTTTCCGCGGCGAGCATGAGGGCCGGCGCGAGGCCTTCCTGGCCAGCCGCGAGTCGCGGCCCGGGCGGGGGCGGGAGGTGACGGGCCTGAGGAAGGACGGCCGGGAGGTCCCCCTGGAGCTCGGCCTCAGCCCCTTCGACACCGAGGAAGGGACCTTCGTCACCGCGGTCCTCTGCGAGGCCGGGCCGCGGGGGACGCGGGCGGGATGGCTCCTCGCCCTGCTCCGTTCGCATCCGGAGGCCGTGCTGCTGGTGGACGAGCACGCCAGGATCGGCCTGGCGAATGAGCGGGCGGAGCGACTCTTCGGCTATGGGAGCGGCGAGCTCGCGGGCCGGCCGATCGCCGATCTGGTCGACGGCTTCCGCCCCGACGCGCCCGCCGCACTCCTCGAGGGCCGCGCCAGGGACGGGGCGCGATTCGTGGTCGAGGTCCGGCCCGTCCCGACCCCGGGCGGGGCGGCCGCGGTGGCCGTCCGCCTCGTCGCGGCCGCCGTCGACGATCCCGCCGCACTTGGACGCGGCGAGGAGTCTCCGTAA